One part of the Bacteroidota bacterium genome encodes these proteins:
- a CDS encoding glycosyl hydrolase 108 family protein: MSTARFERITTFAKGNEGNYANTPGDTGGETYRGISRVWWPKWQGWAIIDAYKKQVNRPLKNNEKVPSAALEVLIKDFYFANFYVPVKAESIKNESVATTIYDHALGVDTNDATKLVQKILANDFGFGSKMPITGTFGLVTLNNLNSVDPKKFFDLYNAAREAHYRKRAATVANQAQFLTSWLSRLKKLDFKDVAVKTGVSVVGLAAFFFTIYLINTNNDEKQKKLAY, encoded by the coding sequence ATGAGCACGGCACGTTTTGAACGAATAACCACCTTTGCAAAAGGCAATGAGGGTAACTACGCCAATACTCCGGGAGATACAGGCGGTGAAACCTACAGGGGTATTTCCCGTGTTTGGTGGCCAAAATGGCAAGGCTGGGCAATCATTGACGCCTATAAAAAACAGGTAAACCGCCCACTTAAAAACAATGAAAAAGTACCAAGTGCTGCTTTAGAAGTATTAATAAAGGACTTTTACTTTGCCAATTTTTATGTACCGGTTAAAGCCGAAAGTATTAAAAATGAAAGCGTGGCTACTACTATTTATGACCATGCTTTAGGTGTTGACACTAATGATGCAACCAAGCTTGTTCAAAAGATACTGGCCAATGATTTTGGGTTTGGTTCAAAGATGCCAATAACCGGAACCTTTGGCCTTGTAACACTAAACAACCTTAATAGTGTTGACCCGAAAAAGTTTTTCGATTTGTATAATGCAGCCAGGGAAGCTCATTACAGAAAAAGAGCTGCTACAGTTGCAAACCAAGCACAATTTTTAACAAGCTGGCTATCCAGGTTAAAAAAACTAGATTTTAAAGATGTAGCAGTTAAAACCGGTGTAAGCGTAGTTGGTCTTGCTGCTTTTTTTTTTACAATATATTTAATCAATACCAACAATGATGAAAAGCAAAAGAAACTGGCGTACTAA